One genomic window of Methanosarcina acetivorans C2A includes the following:
- the cobN gene encoding cobaltochelatase subunit CobN, with product MKIVSVTWNSYIPTLLEAAEGLGIELEAYYSKILEESPEEAEEVLAACESADAIFIYHLANPFWEEFYERLESLKTRIPVICVGSEPSSLTLSSVKLEIAATCFSYLIYGGKENFANMLRYILKEVFGTEIEVKPPEKIPWDGLYHPDSEEIFSSLRDYLDWYGPLKDKTVGLLISRTYWVNNDLEIEKTLIKDFEKLGISVVPVFAYSLKDEELGSRGMNEVIEDYFMKDGKTVIDVLVKLSPFFIMSNKKKGDENSCAAKGVELLQNLDVPVFQPVVSHHVTLEQWQESNGLDSEIGWGVAMPEFEGVIEPILIGAGKKKENYMGRTPIQERCSKLTSRVLKWIELRKKPADRRKIAFILHNRPCTGVEGSVGDAANLDSLESVAGILNRMQEAGYAINPPRDGKELIETILRKKAISEFRWTPINEIVKNGGVLALVEKAEYEEFFNTLSPNVRQRVIEGWGNPPGEEVNGIPAAMVYENKIVVTGVRYGNAVVCVQPKRGCAGARCDGKVCKILHDPDIPPTHQYLATYRYLENTFGADVLVHVGTHGNLEFLPGKGVGLSKDCYPDIAIGTIPHLYIYNSDNPPEGTIAKRRSLACLIDHMQTVMTSGGLYGSLEELDRLLGEYEQVKYDKGRTHALKHLILDEIKKSNLDSEIKADHQTPFEEIIRKAHEVLGKIRNSQIHNGMHIFGQLPEGEKKVEFINSILRYDEQENEGKGVSIRRLIAGPLGLDLDELISDQSLISANGKSNGQRLEEIDSLSKAFIRTFIANPEKEPVSIINEVLSGQNFTDQSITEQNFTGNSINPEISQNTVISQNPVISQGAAALCDRILDLESRIEASQEIEALLHGFDGGYIPAGPSGLIMRGRDDVLPTGRNFYSLDPKRVPTKAAWRVGQQLSGVLIDKHLRDEGRYPENVAFYWMANDIMWADGEGMAQIMSLLGVEPLWLGNGRLKGFSVIPLKELGRPRIDVTIRISGILRDNFPNCLEVIDEAIQAVASLDEPEDMNYPRKHSLGMLEEGADSREATLRIFSSKPGTYSAGVQLAVYASAWKDEKDLADIFLYWNGYAYGKDVNGREAHTRLASNLKTVDATFNKVVSDEYDLLGCCCYFGVHGGLTAAARQASGRDVKVYFGDTREPQHVEVRDMADELRRVVRTRLLNPKWIEGMKQHGYKGAQDISKRVGRVYGWEASTQEVDDWIFDDITKAFVLDEEMRRFFEENNPYALEEMSRRLLEAQSRGLWNPDPQVLEALKNSYLEIESWMEELAGEGEFQGGAVEVMSFEDVPDWEKKMQEIRKILK from the coding sequence ATGAAAATCGTTTCAGTGACCTGGAATTCATACATCCCCACTCTTCTCGAAGCCGCAGAGGGACTTGGAATAGAACTTGAGGCTTACTACTCAAAAATCCTGGAAGAAAGCCCTGAAGAAGCTGAGGAGGTACTCGCTGCGTGTGAGAGTGCCGATGCCATCTTTATTTACCATTTAGCCAACCCGTTCTGGGAAGAGTTCTATGAAAGGCTCGAATCCTTAAAAACAAGAATACCCGTAATCTGTGTTGGAAGCGAACCTTCCAGTTTAACCCTTTCTTCCGTGAAACTTGAGATTGCAGCTACATGTTTTTCTTACTTAATTTACGGAGGGAAAGAAAACTTTGCAAATATGCTGCGCTACATCTTAAAAGAAGTCTTTGGCACCGAAATAGAAGTAAAACCCCCGGAAAAGATCCCATGGGACGGGCTCTATCACCCGGATTCCGAAGAAATATTTTCAAGCCTCCGGGACTACCTGGACTGGTACGGCCCCCTTAAAGACAAAACCGTGGGGCTGCTCATTTCCAGGACTTACTGGGTAAATAACGACCTTGAGATTGAAAAGACCCTCATAAAGGATTTTGAAAAGCTGGGGATTTCTGTTGTTCCCGTTTTTGCGTATTCGTTAAAAGATGAAGAACTCGGGAGCAGGGGCATGAATGAGGTCATTGAAGATTACTTCATGAAAGACGGAAAAACCGTTATAGACGTCCTGGTGAAACTTTCCCCGTTTTTCATAATGAGCAACAAAAAGAAAGGAGATGAAAACTCATGTGCAGCGAAAGGCGTCGAACTGTTACAGAACCTTGATGTTCCTGTTTTCCAGCCAGTTGTTTCCCACCACGTTACCTTAGAACAGTGGCAGGAGTCGAATGGTTTAGACTCGGAGATCGGGTGGGGAGTAGCCATGCCCGAGTTTGAGGGAGTGATCGAGCCCATCCTTATAGGCGCAGGCAAAAAGAAAGAAAACTACATGGGACGAACCCCTATACAGGAACGCTGTTCAAAACTTACATCAAGGGTCCTTAAATGGATTGAGCTCCGGAAAAAGCCGGCAGACCGGAGAAAAATCGCCTTTATCCTGCACAACAGGCCCTGTACGGGGGTTGAAGGTTCGGTTGGGGATGCTGCAAACCTCGATTCCCTTGAAAGCGTGGCAGGGATATTAAACCGGATGCAGGAAGCAGGTTATGCCATTAACCCTCCCCGGGACGGAAAGGAGCTTATCGAGACCATCCTCAGGAAAAAAGCAATTTCCGAGTTCAGATGGACCCCTATCAATGAAATAGTAAAGAACGGCGGGGTTCTGGCTCTTGTGGAAAAAGCAGAGTATGAAGAATTTTTCAATACCCTGAGCCCGAATGTAAGGCAGCGGGTGATCGAAGGGTGGGGAAACCCGCCGGGAGAAGAAGTCAACGGCATCCCTGCTGCAATGGTCTATGAAAACAAGATCGTTGTGACCGGGGTCCGGTACGGAAACGCTGTGGTCTGTGTGCAGCCGAAGCGCGGCTGTGCAGGGGCCAGGTGTGACGGAAAGGTCTGCAAGATCCTGCATGACCCCGATATTCCTCCAACCCATCAGTACCTTGCAACCTACAGGTACCTTGAGAACACTTTTGGGGCCGATGTGCTCGTACATGTAGGGACCCACGGCAACCTTGAGTTCCTGCCCGGAAAAGGGGTGGGGCTTTCAAAAGACTGTTACCCTGATATCGCGATCGGAACAATCCCTCACCTGTACATATATAATTCCGACAACCCCCCGGAAGGCACCATTGCCAAACGCAGGAGCCTTGCCTGCCTGATTGACCACATGCAAACGGTCATGACCTCGGGAGGGCTTTACGGAAGCCTTGAAGAACTCGACAGGCTGCTCGGGGAATACGAACAGGTAAAATACGATAAGGGAAGGACACATGCCCTGAAACACCTGATCCTTGACGAGATTAAAAAATCGAACCTGGACTCCGAGATAAAAGCCGACCACCAGACTCCTTTTGAGGAGATAATAAGAAAAGCGCACGAAGTCCTCGGAAAGATCAGGAACAGCCAGATCCATAACGGGATGCACATCTTCGGCCAGCTCCCCGAAGGCGAGAAGAAAGTCGAGTTCATAAACTCGATTTTAAGGTATGATGAGCAGGAAAATGAAGGAAAAGGGGTTTCGATCCGGAGGCTGATTGCAGGACCTCTGGGGCTTGACCTTGATGAACTGATCTCGGACCAGAGCCTGATTTCAGCAAACGGGAAGTCAAACGGGCAGAGGCTTGAGGAAATCGATTCGCTTTCAAAAGCTTTCATCAGGACCTTCATAGCTAACCCGGAAAAAGAGCCGGTCTCGATAATTAATGAGGTTCTTTCGGGGCAGAATTTTACAGATCAGAGTATTACAGAGCAGAATTTTACAGGAAATAGTATAAACCCTGAAATTTCTCAGAACACTGTAATTTCTCAGAACCCTGTAATTTCTCAGGGCGCTGCCGCACTCTGTGACAGGATTCTGGACCTTGAATCCAGAATAGAAGCCTCTCAGGAAATTGAAGCCCTTCTGCATGGTTTTGATGGGGGGTACATCCCTGCCGGACCTTCGGGACTGATCATGCGCGGAAGGGATGATGTGCTGCCGACTGGCAGGAACTTTTACTCGCTTGACCCGAAACGGGTCCCGACAAAAGCCGCCTGGAGGGTGGGACAGCAGCTCTCCGGGGTTTTGATCGACAAACACCTCCGGGATGAAGGCCGTTACCCCGAAAACGTGGCATTTTACTGGATGGCAAACGACATCATGTGGGCTGATGGGGAAGGCATGGCCCAGATCATGAGTCTGCTCGGGGTCGAACCTCTCTGGCTCGGTAACGGGCGCCTTAAAGGGTTTTCCGTAATCCCCTTAAAAGAGCTGGGCAGGCCCAGGATTGATGTTACGATCAGGATCTCCGGAATCCTCAGGGACAACTTTCCAAACTGCCTGGAGGTAATAGATGAGGCAATCCAGGCAGTGGCTTCGCTTGACGAACCCGAAGACATGAACTACCCGCGAAAACACTCTCTCGGGATGCTTGAGGAAGGTGCGGATTCCAGAGAAGCTACTTTAAGGATCTTTTCAAGCAAACCCGGGACCTATTCCGCAGGGGTCCAGCTTGCAGTCTATGCGAGTGCCTGGAAAGATGAAAAGGACCTGGCAGATATCTTCCTTTACTGGAACGGGTATGCCTACGGAAAAGACGTTAATGGCAGGGAAGCCCACACCCGGCTTGCTTCGAACCTCAAGACGGTTGATGCTACCTTTAACAAAGTAGTCAGTGACGAGTACGACCTCCTGGGCTGCTGCTGTTACTTTGGAGTCCACGGAGGGCTTACGGCTGCAGCTAGGCAGGCTTCGGGCAGGGATGTAAAGGTTTATTTCGGAGATACGAGAGAACCGCAGCATGTGGAAGTCAGGGACATGGCCGACGAACTGCGGAGGGTTGTAAGGACAAGGCTCCTTAACCCGAAATGGATCGAAGGCATGAAACAGCACGGGTACAAGGGTGCACAGGACATTTCAAAGAGAGTGGGAAGGGTCTACGGCTGGGAGGCTTCTACTCAGGAAGTGGACGACTGGATCTTTGATGACATTACAAAGGCATTCGTGCTTGATGAAGAAATGCGCAGGTTCTTTGAAGAGAACAACCCCTACGCCCTTGAGGAAATGTCCCGCAGGCTCCTTGAAGCGCAGTCAAGAGGGCTCTGGAACCCTGACCCGCAGGTGCTTGAAGCCCTGAAAAACTCTTACCTTGAAATCGAGAGCTGGATGGAAGAACTGGCAGGCGAAGGAGAGTTCCAGGGAGGGGCTGTGGAGGTCATGAGCTTTGAAGATGTCCCGGACTGGGAGAAGAAGATGCAGGAAATCCGGAAAATTCTCAAATAA
- a CDS encoding WD40 repeat domain-containing protein: MKWKLLIALLIIVLMTAGCTEKSQESGSSTSAQASGIEDTQEISNSEAGVPIDSVVFSRTGALLTLKDETEISEIRIYSGDSQIESLDIEKTEAQAFFAFDWDPETLYRFEVITSTGASSTLEVYAPEKPALKEEYTIELEDVTPGPIEKTSTNIDGATKFSPDSSYLAIGTHGGSLKLIEVETGEEVWEKQLVEGIADARIADIEFSEDGKRLFVGEDSPDAYLYCFDLNGTEIWKFGAGEELGSDLKYMPAMKKIKLDSEGNIYVAASRACGYIGEKYKYLGRVYSFDSEGNLRWKFPESELMDSGVTWIDATPDGKYAAFGTTCFTKADKWKDGTVHVLNGNTGEEHWSYKIPPVEPFFDYSAIWYSTQITQDGERLITMTSDGRAFLFNNSRIIETGTPEIAWQQNISTPIVVSGVPIYGSANYAYIVNDTLIFSIGSTFSKDKNNDAPFEHPSGNSLFAYDYDGNLLWKWRLDGYAGECARNDRYLVIPIAQNLVTEDRSVHGVYVFDVSKSGGASSRLSQIYNTEGITVAADVSSDGRYIAALEAPARLEDGTVLGEYRVHILT; this comes from the coding sequence ATGAAATGGAAACTTTTGATAGCCCTACTTATTATAGTTTTAATGACTGCTGGATGTACTGAAAAAAGTCAGGAATCCGGCAGCAGCACATCGGCTCAGGCTTCAGGGATAGAGGATACACAGGAAATCAGCAATTCCGAAGCCGGGGTACCAATAGACTCGGTAGTCTTCTCAAGGACAGGAGCCCTGCTGACGTTAAAAGACGAAACAGAGATCTCGGAGATCAGGATTTATTCAGGCGACAGCCAGATAGAGTCTCTTGACATTGAAAAAACCGAAGCTCAGGCTTTTTTTGCTTTTGACTGGGACCCTGAAACCCTGTACAGGTTTGAGGTGATAACGAGTACGGGAGCTTCCAGTACCCTTGAGGTATATGCTCCGGAAAAACCGGCCTTAAAAGAGGAGTACACCATAGAGCTTGAGGACGTAACGCCAGGTCCCATCGAAAAGACCTCCACGAATATAGATGGTGCAACAAAATTCTCTCCTGACAGCAGTTATCTTGCCATCGGGACCCACGGAGGTTCCCTGAAACTAATAGAAGTTGAAACAGGGGAAGAGGTCTGGGAAAAGCAGCTTGTTGAGGGGATAGCGGATGCAAGAATAGCTGACATAGAGTTTTCCGAAGACGGAAAACGTCTTTTTGTAGGAGAAGATAGCCCTGATGCTTATCTCTACTGTTTTGACCTCAATGGCACCGAGATCTGGAAATTCGGGGCAGGGGAAGAACTGGGTTCGGACCTCAAGTACATGCCTGCCATGAAAAAGATAAAACTTGATTCCGAAGGGAATATTTACGTCGCTGCCAGCAGGGCCTGCGGCTACATAGGTGAAAAATACAAGTACCTGGGAAGGGTCTACTCCTTTGACTCCGAAGGCAACCTGCGCTGGAAATTCCCGGAATCCGAACTTATGGACTCGGGAGTTACCTGGATTGATGCCACCCCCGACGGGAAATACGCAGCGTTTGGCACAACCTGCTTTACGAAGGCGGACAAATGGAAAGACGGGACCGTGCATGTCCTTAACGGGAACACGGGAGAAGAACACTGGAGCTACAAGATCCCGCCGGTTGAGCCGTTCTTTGATTATTCCGCAATCTGGTACAGCACCCAGATCACCCAGGACGGGGAACGGCTGATAACAATGACAAGCGACGGGCGAGCCTTTTTATTCAATAATTCCCGGATCATCGAGACCGGGACCCCGGAAATTGCCTGGCAGCAGAACATCTCAACCCCGATAGTCGTGAGCGGGGTCCCTATCTACGGCAGTGCAAATTACGCTTACATTGTCAACGACACCCTGATCTTTTCAATAGGGAGCACTTTCTCCAAAGATAAGAACAATGATGCTCCGTTTGAACACCCCAGCGGAAACAGCCTCTTTGCCTACGATTATGACGGAAACCTGCTATGGAAATGGAGGCTGGATGGCTATGCCGGGGAATGTGCACGGAATGACCGCTATCTCGTGATCCCTATTGCCCAGAACCTGGTAACCGAGGACAGGAGCGTGCACGGAGTCTATGTATTTGACGTCTCAAAAAGCGGGGGAGCAAGTTCCAGGCTCAGCCAGATCTACAACACCGAAGGAATAACGGTTGCTGCGGACGTCTCTTCAGACGGCAGGTATATTGCAGCCCTGGAAGCCCCTGCACGGCTTGAGGACGGCACGGTACTTGGAGAATATAGGGTACATATCCTGACCTGA
- a CDS encoding WD40 repeat domain-containing protein, producing the protein MKKNIVVLVLIVLIIFSAGSGCISSDVISSANTSSDEADGNTGENSALGKSADSEPDQANITPYGKSSPYLYWEYELGDVTPENTLGGRSSVQDCVSFAPDGKSVATGTGSNLTVVSVSEKNVLWTKILSGNISDLTFSEDGKYLLVGEKSADGCIYSLDANTGEEIRTYRTSDDLGTDSNPKYQPCIYKITAAEDSVYVAAGRYWKDSKYGLASRVYGFSPDGTFSWKLPATENYARSVNWIDASQDGKNVVYSIGDWTNSLESDAVVYSVDAGGKLRWKYEIPALRPYFVSAAIWHGLDVSEDGSLVTAYTGDGRTYLFYDAEMKDPGDGKSEWYSEEYQSNVTTPEELEGSAIYTYGENAKIAADNEILYLTGATLPAYYPDNIPMAHPLENSLISCDAEKGETSWTYNLGGRCAGIFFSQDMRYFVLPVGKDTSTGDTRVHGVYVFDSRKSGNGNSKLLWTFRTEGVVENAAISSNCTVAAVEVPLQLENGDVTGKHRLIIVR; encoded by the coding sequence ATGAAAAAGAATATTGTTGTATTGGTACTCATCGTTTTAATTATTTTTTCAGCCGGTTCAGGATGCATATCTTCCGATGTAATATCTTCCGCGAATACGTCTTCGGATGAAGCGGACGGAAACACAGGAGAGAATTCAGCCCTGGGAAAGAGTGCAGACAGCGAGCCTGACCAGGCAAATATAACACCTTATGGAAAATCCTCCCCCTACCTCTACTGGGAGTATGAACTCGGAGACGTAACCCCGGAAAACACCCTGGGAGGAAGATCGAGCGTCCAGGACTGTGTAAGTTTTGCTCCGGACGGAAAATCCGTGGCTACAGGGACAGGCTCGAACCTTACTGTCGTTAGCGTGTCAGAAAAGAACGTGCTCTGGACAAAGATCTTATCGGGAAACATTTCAGACCTCACATTCTCGGAAGACGGGAAGTACCTGCTTGTAGGGGAAAAGAGTGCTGACGGCTGTATATATTCCCTGGATGCAAACACAGGCGAGGAGATCCGGACATACAGGACCTCTGACGACCTGGGAACTGATTCCAATCCGAAATACCAGCCCTGCATATATAAGATAACAGCGGCCGAGGATTCGGTGTACGTTGCAGCCGGAAGATACTGGAAAGACTCCAAATACGGGCTGGCTTCGAGAGTTTACGGGTTCAGCCCCGATGGCACATTCTCCTGGAAACTCCCGGCAACAGAAAATTATGCTCGGAGTGTAAACTGGATTGATGCAAGCCAGGACGGAAAAAATGTCGTTTATTCAATAGGGGACTGGACAAATTCCCTTGAATCGGATGCCGTTGTCTACTCCGTGGATGCAGGCGGAAAACTCCGCTGGAAATACGAAATTCCTGCTCTCAGGCCTTATTTTGTTTCCGCAGCCATCTGGCACGGGCTTGATGTTTCGGAAGACGGATCCCTTGTAACAGCCTATACCGGGGACGGGAGAACATACCTCTTTTACGACGCGGAGATGAAAGATCCGGGAGACGGCAAATCCGAATGGTACTCCGAAGAATATCAGTCCAACGTGACAACTCCGGAAGAACTTGAAGGGAGTGCCATTTATACATATGGAGAAAATGCAAAAATCGCTGCCGACAATGAGATACTCTACCTTACGGGAGCCACCCTCCCTGCATATTATCCCGATAATATCCCGATGGCACACCCCCTTGAAAATTCCCTCATATCCTGTGATGCGGAAAAAGGAGAAACTTCCTGGACTTACAACCTCGGGGGACGCTGTGCAGGGATCTTCTTCTCTCAGGATATGAGGTACTTTGTCCTGCCAGTCGGAAAGGATACGTCCACAGGCGACACCCGGGTGCATGGAGTCTATGTCTTTGACAGCCGGAAATCCGGGAACGGAAATTCAAAACTGCTCTGGACCTTCAGGACCGAGGGAGTTGTTGAGAACGCTGCGATTTCTTCTAACTGTACCGTAGCCGCAGTTGAAGTCCCCCTGCAACTCGAAAATGGGGATGTAACCGGGAAACACAGGTTAATAATAGTCAGGTGA
- a CDS encoding S-layer protein domain-containing protein, which translates to MTIVDHKSYTLQASSLLFFIFVFSCIISPAEGAIEQRGQIISIAAGDHHILNAENCPGFYYSTSSGTYYESLELTFSDDGFIETGDAIYTSGISYGSTAFFGKKYKVLEDGLLSESLVSYGSRDLQKGNDFDLGNGYKLVLQGINGDYALLEFQKNSAPVTTESVEQGSKFSFKTWIEGTEYVILEGTLDKVLDSKDPVVRLKSVNRYSDTPLKLEVGDEFGKFEVTAITSNDIELKNSVPIRLQLGDYSTILDNLIDFQVADNVYRACSYNMTKDTIKSYKIRGTSLAVNRSDSSPDSCSWTADSFGMLFYDPEYDLSTESLSLSLDAGSDWIPEGGLVYESLPVKLAYKNPEMADYGEDWFNEGYSVLGWNGEEYAYLGSDRGIVNILLDEDEKLLHPNEEYDLKEGYTLKVTDLDSDNACLTVSRNNLPVYSSIISPGKSADFGTHTLLYTEELNGVEVPIFSVYVDSVIEGEELSAVSLKYLLHFSDSPLEMSYGEEVGELTVVETYPKLRLENKHEVWSGSDINVFEDLWIGRFEKKISGNLYVTFYPYMNKVEDVESILPSTTSVSVPVMSLEEYLIGI; encoded by the coding sequence ATGACTATTGTTGATCATAAATCATATACTTTACAAGCATCCAGTCTTCTTTTTTTTATATTTGTATTCTCATGTATTATTTCACCTGCAGAAGGTGCTATCGAACAACGCGGACAGATCATAAGTATTGCAGCAGGAGACCATCACATCCTCAATGCAGAAAACTGTCCCGGATTTTATTATTCGACAAGTTCCGGGACATACTACGAGTCCTTGGAACTTACTTTTTCAGATGACGGGTTTATCGAAACCGGAGATGCAATCTATACCTCCGGGATCAGCTACGGTTCAACTGCTTTTTTCGGAAAAAAATACAAGGTCCTTGAGGATGGTTTGCTCAGTGAAAGCCTGGTGAGCTATGGGAGCCGGGATCTCCAGAAGGGGAACGACTTTGATCTCGGGAACGGGTATAAACTGGTGCTTCAGGGGATAAATGGGGACTATGCTCTGCTCGAGTTTCAGAAAAATTCCGCCCCGGTTACTACTGAATCCGTAGAACAGGGCTCAAAATTTAGCTTCAAAACCTGGATAGAAGGCACGGAATATGTGATACTTGAAGGGACTCTTGATAAGGTTCTTGATAGTAAGGACCCCGTTGTGCGCCTTAAAAGCGTAAACCGTTATTCGGATACACCTCTTAAGCTTGAAGTAGGGGATGAATTCGGCAAGTTCGAAGTCACTGCTATTACGAGCAACGATATTGAGCTGAAAAACAGCGTGCCTATCAGGCTGCAGTTAGGGGATTATTCAACTATTCTTGATAATCTGATTGATTTCCAGGTTGCTGATAATGTTTACAGGGCATGTTCTTACAACATGACCAAAGATACAATCAAATCGTATAAGATCAGGGGCACATCCCTGGCTGTAAACCGTTCGGATTCTTCTCCTGATTCCTGCAGCTGGACTGCTGATTCTTTTGGAATGCTGTTTTACGACCCTGAATACGATCTCAGTACTGAAAGTCTTAGCCTTTCTCTTGATGCCGGAAGTGACTGGATTCCGGAAGGAGGACTGGTTTACGAGTCCCTGCCTGTTAAATTGGCATATAAAAACCCGGAAATGGCGGATTACGGGGAAGACTGGTTTAATGAAGGATATTCCGTGCTTGGCTGGAATGGTGAAGAATATGCATACCTCGGCAGTGACAGGGGAATTGTAAATATCCTCCTTGACGAGGACGAAAAACTCCTCCATCCGAATGAAGAATATGACCTGAAAGAAGGGTATACCCTGAAGGTTACCGACCTTGATTCGGATAATGCCTGTCTGACTGTTTCAAGGAACAATCTCCCGGTTTATTCGAGCATCATCTCTCCCGGCAAATCGGCAGATTTTGGCACCCATACCCTCCTTTACACCGAGGAATTGAATGGGGTTGAAGTGCCTATCTTTTCGGTATATGTTGACAGTGTCATAGAGGGGGAAGAGCTCTCTGCGGTCAGTCTGAAGTATCTCCTGCATTTCTCTGACAGCCCGCTGGAAATGAGTTACGGGGAGGAGGTCGGGGAACTTACCGTTGTTGAGACTTATCCGAAACTCAGGCTTGAAAATAAGCATGAGGTCTGGTCCGGGTCAGACATCAATGTATTCGAAGATCTCTGGATCGGACGGTTTGAAAAGAAGATCTCCGGGAATCTCTACGTGACCTTTTACCCTTACATGAATAAGGTGGAAGATGTGGAGTCGATCCTCCCTTCAACCACTTCCGTGTCCGTACCTGTTATGAGTCTCGAAGAATACCTGATAGGAATCTGA
- a CDS encoding putative cobaltochelatase encodes MKNHNIINYPFTAIVGQEKMKKALVLNLINPKVGGVLIRGEKGTAKSTAVRALASLLPEIEVVEGCKFKCDPNHTNEFCEECLGKLNAGTLRVSQVKMKVVDLPVSATEDRVVGTLDIEYAIKTGEKRFEPGVLAMAHRGILYVDEINLLDDHLVDVLLDSAAMGVNTIEREGISFTHPANFVLVGTMNPEEGELRPQLLDRFGLCVDIRGINDLSLRVELIKYRLSYEADPEAFAAKWKAAETELCEQILNAKQLLPEVRISDDMLELISQICIDMGVDGHRADLTMMKTSITLAAFYGRTEVTEDDVREAAELTLSHRMRRKPFDNQPEKQDKLDESIEKQKEKQKEKKKEKPENKEEKPKNEEEKEKKKEKHEHQNKEQHESPDQQQRQAEGSPPEESESQNAEQPDASTETTFEIGEIYQVKQLSPEFRKEQRNGSGRRSKTLTRSKKGRYIKSSIPHEKTTDLAFDATLRAAAPFQLTREKKGNSVAIHESDFREKIREKKIGNLVLFVVDASGSMGARQRMVASKGAVLSMLMDAYQKRDKVGLIAFKGESAELLLPPTSSVELAQKYLQEMPTGGKTPLSRGLAKGYEVIKNELRRDPDTCPFMVLISDGRANVSMNGEPPLQETKTIASLFRDRGIQSAVIDTENSMIKFGLAQEISSALGANYLALEDLKADSIVDAVRVSAPFDFKPEFSSSSM; translated from the coding sequence ATGAAGAACCACAACATTATAAACTACCCTTTTACCGCTATAGTCGGGCAGGAAAAAATGAAAAAAGCCCTGGTCTTAAATCTCATCAACCCTAAAGTGGGAGGGGTCCTGATCAGGGGGGAAAAAGGCACTGCCAAATCGACAGCCGTCCGGGCGCTTGCCAGCCTCCTGCCTGAAATCGAGGTGGTTGAGGGCTGCAAATTCAAATGCGATCCCAACCATACAAACGAGTTTTGTGAGGAGTGCCTTGGAAAACTAAATGCAGGGACCCTGAGAGTTTCTCAGGTAAAAATGAAAGTTGTGGACCTGCCTGTGAGTGCTACCGAAGACCGGGTTGTAGGGACCCTTGATATCGAGTATGCTATCAAAACAGGGGAAAAGCGTTTTGAACCCGGGGTGCTGGCAATGGCTCACAGGGGCATCCTGTATGTGGACGAGATTAACCTTCTCGACGACCACCTTGTAGATGTACTCCTGGACTCTGCAGCAATGGGAGTAAACACTATTGAAAGAGAGGGGATCTCTTTTACTCATCCTGCAAATTTTGTGCTTGTAGGTACCATGAACCCGGAAGAAGGGGAACTGCGGCCTCAGTTGCTGGATCGTTTCGGGCTCTGTGTGGACATAAGGGGTATCAATGACCTGTCCCTGAGAGTTGAACTCATAAAATACAGGCTCAGTTATGAGGCAGACCCCGAGGCTTTTGCAGCAAAATGGAAGGCTGCCGAAACCGAGCTTTGCGAGCAGATCCTCAATGCAAAGCAATTACTTCCCGAGGTCCGGATCTCCGACGACATGCTTGAGCTGATAAGCCAGATCTGTATTGATATGGGAGTGGACGGGCACAGGGCAGACCTCACCATGATGAAGACCTCAATTACGCTTGCAGCTTTTTACGGGAGGACCGAAGTGACCGAGGATGATGTCCGGGAGGCTGCAGAGCTTACTCTTTCTCACCGCATGCGCAGAAAGCCTTTTGATAATCAACCAGAAAAACAGGATAAACTGGACGAAAGTATTGAGAAACAAAAAGAAAAGCAGAAGGAAAAAAAGAAGGAAAAACCCGAAAACAAGGAAGAAAAACCGAAAAACGAGGAAGAAAAAGAGAAAAAAAAAGAAAAACACGAGCATCAAAATAAGGAACAGCACGAAAGCCCGGATCAGCAGCAGAGACAGGCCGAAGGGAGTCCCCCTGAAGAGTCCGAATCCCAGAATGCAGAGCAACCGGATGCTTCTACGGAAACGACTTTTGAAATAGGGGAAATCTACCAGGTAAAACAATTATCTCCAGAATTTCGCAAGGAGCAGCGGAACGGTTCAGGCAGGCGAAGCAAAACCCTTACCCGGTCTAAAAAAGGCCGGTATATAAAAAGTTCAATTCCCCATGAAAAAACCACGGACCTTGCTTTTGATGCAACCCTGAGGGCTGCTGCCCCCTTCCAGCTTACGCGGGAGAAGAAAGGCAATTCCGTAGCAATTCATGAGTCCGATTTCAGGGAAAAAATCCGGGAGAAAAAGATCGGAAACCTTGTGCTTTTTGTGGTTGATGCAAGCGGTTCCATGGGAGCCCGGCAGCGTATGGTTGCGTCCAAAGGAGCAGTCCTTTCAATGCTTATGGACGCTTACCAGAAACGCGACAAAGTGGGGCTTATCGCTTTTAAAGGAGAAAGTGCTGAACTGCTACTCCCTCCCACTTCCAGTGTAGAACTGGCTCAAAAGTATTTGCAGGAAATGCCCACAGGGGGGAAGACCCCTCTTTCCCGGGGTCTTGCGAAAGGTTACGAGGTCATAAAAAACGAACTTCGGCGCGATCCTGACACCTGCCCCTTTATGGTCCTGATTTCCGACGGCAGGGCGAACGTCAGTATGAACGGAGAACCTCCTCTTCAGGAAACAAAAACAATAGCCTCTTTGTTCAGGGATCGGGGCATACAATCTGCCGTAATCGACACGGAAAACAGCATGATAAAATTCGGGCTTGCTCAGGAAATTTCGAGTGCCCTTGGAGCCAATTATCTGGCCCTGGAAGATTTGAAAGCAGATTCAATAGTTGATGCCGTTCGAGTTTCAGCTCCGTTTGATTTTAAGCCGGAATTCAGCAGCTCTTCAATGTGA